Proteins found in one Acidobacteriota bacterium genomic segment:
- the glnA gene encoding type I glutamate--ammonia ligase, translated as MALKAAEILKICDKEGVRFLRLQFTDILGIIKNVEVPRSQFEKALEGEIQFDGSSIEGFTRIEESDMGLVPDLDTFRIFPWSHPNGKVARLVCDVITPDGKAFAGCPRQTLKRQVEKAKAMGYTLMTGPEAEFFLFTRDANGDPVVDTHDQGGYFDLTPVDRGEEARRDIVVALEAMGFEVEAAHHEVAPGQHEIDFKYGDAVTTADQVATFKLIVKKVALDHGLHATFMPKPIFGVNGSGMHVHQSLITGSGASMKNAFFDPKAKYQLSGLAMNYIGGILKHARAIAAITNPLVNSYKRLVPGYEAPVNVAWSERNRSPMVRIPARRGMGTRCEVRMPDPACNPYLAFTVMLAAGLDGVKNKLEAGEPVNQNIFEMSAREKKRLKIDVLPGSLAEALDCLEKDDLLKNALGEHIYEKFVEAKRSEWQQYIAQVHGWEVDRYLLAY; from the coding sequence ATGGCACTGAAGGCAGCCGAAATCCTGAAGATCTGCGACAAGGAAGGCGTCCGTTTCCTGCGTCTGCAGTTCACGGACATCCTCGGAATCATCAAGAACGTCGAGGTGCCGCGCTCGCAGTTCGAGAAGGCCCTCGAGGGCGAGATCCAGTTCGACGGGTCCTCGATCGAGGGCTTCACGCGGATCGAGGAGTCGGACATGGGCCTCGTGCCCGACCTCGACACGTTCCGCATCTTCCCGTGGTCGCACCCGAACGGGAAGGTCGCGCGCCTCGTCTGCGACGTCATCACGCCCGACGGCAAGGCGTTCGCGGGCTGCCCGCGCCAGACGCTCAAGCGCCAGGTCGAGAAGGCCAAGGCCATGGGCTACACGCTCATGACCGGCCCCGAGGCCGAGTTCTTCCTGTTCACGCGCGACGCGAACGGCGACCCCGTCGTCGACACGCACGACCAGGGCGGCTACTTCGACCTGACGCCCGTGGATCGCGGCGAGGAGGCACGGCGCGACATCGTCGTCGCGCTCGAGGCGATGGGATTCGAGGTCGAGGCGGCGCACCACGAGGTCGCCCCCGGCCAGCACGAGATCGACTTCAAGTACGGCGACGCCGTCACGACGGCCGACCAGGTGGCGACGTTCAAGCTCATCGTGAAGAAGGTGGCGCTCGACCACGGCCTCCACGCGACGTTCATGCCGAAGCCGATCTTCGGCGTCAACGGGTCGGGCATGCACGTCCACCAGTCGCTCATCACGGGCTCGGGCGCGTCCATGAAGAACGCGTTCTTCGACCCGAAGGCGAAGTACCAGCTCTCCGGCCTCGCCATGAACTACATCGGCGGCATCCTCAAGCACGCGCGCGCCATCGCCGCGATCACGAACCCGCTCGTGAACTCCTACAAGCGCCTCGTGCCCGGCTACGAGGCTCCCGTCAACGTGGCCTGGTCCGAACGCAACCGCTCGCCGATGGTCCGCATCCCCGCCCGGCGCGGGATGGGAACGCGCTGCGAGGTCCGCATGCCGGACCCGGCGTGCAACCCGTACCTCGCCTTCACGGTCATGCTCGCGGCCGGCCTCGACGGCGTCAAGAACAAGCTGGAGGCGGGCGAGCCCGTGAACCAGAACATCTTCGAGATGTCGGCGCGCGAGAAGAAGCGCCTCAAGATCGACGTCCTTCCGGGCAGCCTCGCCGAGGCGCTCGACTGCCTCGAGAAGGACGACCTGCTCAAGAACGCGCTCGGCGAGCACATCTACGAGAAGTTCGTCGAGGCCAAGCGCTCGGAGTGGCAGCAGTACATCGCCCAGGTCCACGGCTGGGAAGTGGACCGCTACCTGCTCGCGTACTGA